In Fibrobacter succinogenes, a single window of DNA contains:
- the ispH gene encoding 4-hydroxy-3-methylbut-2-enyl diphosphate reductase, with amino-acid sequence MKKLILATPRGFCAGVDRAIHVVEKAVEKFGTPIYVRHEIVHNKFVVETLKSKGVVFVDELNQVPEGSVVIFSAHGVAESIYEEAESRHLKVLDASCPLVLKVHFSAKRHFNAGRHIILIGHAGHAEVIGTLGQLPEGAITLIRNEADAEMVQVPEDKELAYITQTTLSVAETRKIIDALKKRFPHIIGPEAGDLCYATGNRQAAVLELCSKVDMLLVVGAKNSSNSSRLMELGLEQGLPSHLIADVNDLDMSWFNGVETVGLSSGASAPEVLVQGVVDFLKAKVKGLQVENLVKLVENTKFNLPKTLQD; translated from the coding sequence ATGAAAAAACTCATTTTGGCTACACCTCGTGGATTCTGTGCCGGCGTTGATCGCGCTATTCATGTTGTCGAAAAAGCTGTCGAAAAATTCGGTACGCCGATATATGTCCGTCATGAAATTGTGCATAATAAGTTTGTGGTGGAAACGCTTAAGAGCAAGGGCGTTGTTTTTGTCGATGAACTGAACCAGGTGCCGGAAGGTTCCGTTGTGATTTTCTCGGCTCATGGTGTCGCTGAAAGCATTTATGAAGAAGCTGAGTCTCGTCATTTGAAGGTTCTTGATGCGAGTTGCCCGCTGGTGCTCAAGGTTCACTTTAGTGCAAAAAGACATTTCAATGCTGGTCGCCATATCATTTTGATTGGGCATGCGGGGCATGCCGAGGTGATTGGAACGCTTGGACAGCTCCCGGAAGGTGCGATTACGCTCATTCGTAACGAGGCCGATGCTGAAATGGTGCAAGTTCCAGAAGATAAGGAGCTTGCCTATATCACGCAGACGACGCTTTCTGTAGCCGAAACGCGCAAGATTATTGATGCGCTTAAAAAGCGCTTTCCGCATATTATTGGTCCTGAAGCGGGCGACCTTTGCTATGCGACGGGGAACCGTCAGGCGGCAGTTCTTGAACTTTGTTCCAAAGTCGATATGCTCTTGGTCGTCGGTGCGAAGAATTCGTCAAATTCGTCGCGTTTGATGGAGTTGGGGCTTGAACAGGGACTTCCGAGCCACCTCATTGCCGATGTGAACGATCTTGACATGTCTTGGTTTAATGGTGTCGAAACGGTCGGACTTTCGAGCGGAGCGAGCGCACCTGAAGTGCTGGTTCAGGGCGTTGTCGACTTCTTGAAGGCTAAAGTTAAGGGCCTTCAGGTCGAAAATCTTGTAAAATTAGTGGAAAATACCAAGTTTAACTTGCCAAAGACATTGCAAGATTAA
- the rpmB gene encoding 50S ribosomal protein L28, which yields MSRICEVTGKAGLVGNMVSHSNRKKLIKQLPNLQKKRFYIPEEDRWVTLRVSAAGLRTISKLGIQAVAQELGI from the coding sequence ATGAGCCGCATTTGTGAAGTCACCGGCAAGGCCGGTCTCGTGGGTAACATGGTTTCCCACTCTAATCGTAAGAAGTTGATCAAGCAGCTTCCGAACCTCCAGAAGAAGCGCTTCTACATTCCTGAAGAAGACCGCTGGGTGACCCTCCGCGTTAGCGCCGCTGGTCTCCGCACCATCAGCAAGCTTGGCATCCAGGCTGTTGCTCAGGAACTCGGAATCTAA
- a CDS encoding PolC-type DNA polymerase III, which yields MIALPPKFVAFDLETTGLVNRKDEIIEIGAVKFTVEVKNGRVVPKLISEFDTLVKPNMLIPAEATNVNHITDKMVENAPPVGEALKQFTAFCGPGSILLAHNANFDASFLRTAYEQNPQFTPGNPVIDSLAISKTIMPELANHKLGFMANMFMKRGEISMTIDEEKMHRSVYDCEMLMEVFVALLRRRLKEKEWEMGSIMQSMAKYKGVPQFIRK from the coding sequence GTGATCGCATTACCTCCAAAATTCGTCGCATTCGACTTAGAAACGACTGGTCTTGTTAACCGCAAAGACGAAATCATTGAAATTGGCGCCGTAAAGTTCACTGTAGAGGTGAAAAACGGACGCGTCGTGCCGAAACTTATCTCGGAATTTGACACGCTCGTAAAGCCCAACATGCTCATTCCCGCCGAAGCCACCAACGTGAACCACATTACCGACAAGATGGTCGAAAACGCACCGCCAGTCGGCGAAGCCCTCAAGCAGTTCACCGCATTCTGCGGCCCGGGCTCCATTTTGCTCGCCCACAACGCAAACTTCGATGCGAGCTTCTTGCGCACCGCCTACGAACAGAACCCGCAGTTCACACCGGGCAACCCCGTTATCGACAGCCTCGCCATTTCCAAAACCATCATGCCGGAACTCGCGAACCACAAGCTCGGCTTCATGGCCAACATGTTCATGAAACGCGGTGAAATCTCGATGACCATCGACGAAGAAAAGATGCACCGCTCCGTGTACGACTGCGAAATGCTCATGGAAGTGTTCGTCGCCCTCCTCCGCCGCCGTCTCAAAGAGAAGGAATGGGAAATGGGGAGCATCATGCAATCCATGGCCAAGTACAAAGGCGTCCCGCAGTTCATTAGGAAGTAG
- a CDS encoding lysophospholipid acyltransferase family protein, which translates to MRSLRIRLRVPEDFHPGILGLWHKDLLASCAAFKDKNVHILVSESSDGEFFAQAAKQLHYEVTRGSDTHGATNVRHLLKSLKEGRFVGMALDGPHGPALQVKPGSLWLSKASGRPIWLFCIKYGKHFRLNGWDNFIIPLPLTAIDIEIKYLLPENYSK; encoded by the coding sequence ATGAGAAGTCTCCGCATCCGCCTTCGCGTGCCCGAGGATTTCCATCCGGGCATCCTCGGACTGTGGCACAAGGACCTGCTCGCAAGTTGCGCAGCCTTCAAGGACAAGAACGTACACATTCTCGTCTCGGAATCAAGCGACGGGGAATTTTTCGCCCAAGCCGCCAAGCAACTCCATTACGAAGTCACCCGCGGTTCCGACACGCACGGGGCAACAAACGTGCGCCACCTGCTCAAATCGCTCAAAGAAGGCCGCTTTGTCGGCATGGCACTCGACGGTCCGCACGGCCCCGCTCTCCAGGTAAAACCGGGCTCACTTTGGCTTTCTAAGGCAAGCGGCCGCCCCATTTGGCTTTTTTGCATCAAGTATGGCAAGCATTTTCGCTTAAACGGATGGGATAATTTCATTATTCCTCTCCCTTTGACAGCTATTGACATCGAAATTAAGTATCTTTTGCCCGAAAATTATTCAAAATAA
- a CDS encoding DNA alkylation repair protein — MLRFTQEISLALRSIANEEESHEMSKKAREQFEFLGIRLVPRREVTYPIFDKYPPKDGDELVSRVEDMWAQPYREFQYAACDYLFRHRVLLGGQHLNFLKKLIKTRAWRDTVDTLASCVLGDLALRLPALRTKIASWIRDPNIWVRRSAIIFQVQYKDRTDWPLLRQFCLTCAKDDDYYIRNGIGRALSEYARINPTEVRRFVQDNAFAEQTAQEILRLI; from the coding sequence ATGCTTCGGTTTACACAAGAAATATCTCTCGCTTTGCGCTCTATCGCTAATGAAGAAGAGTCGCATGAAATGTCTAAGAAGGCTAGGGAGCAATTTGAATTTCTCGGAATCAGATTGGTTCCCCGCCGTGAAGTCACGTACCCAATTTTCGACAAGTACCCGCCAAAGGACGGGGATGAACTTGTTTCGAGAGTTGAGGATATGTGGGCACAGCCGTATAGGGAATTCCAGTACGCGGCCTGTGACTACTTGTTCCGTCATCGTGTGCTTCTCGGTGGCCAGCACCTTAATTTTTTGAAAAAGCTCATTAAGACCAGAGCTTGGCGCGACACGGTCGATACCCTCGCTTCTTGCGTGTTGGGGGATTTGGCGCTCCGCTTGCCGGCTTTGCGTACAAAGATTGCGTCATGGATTCGCGATCCGAACATCTGGGTTCGTCGTAGTGCAATTATCTTCCAAGTGCAGTACAAGGACCGCACGGACTGGCCGCTCTTGCGTCAGTTCTGCCTCACTTGCGCCAAGGACGATGATTACTACATCCGCAATGGCATTGGTCGTGCACTTTCGGAATACGCACGAATTAATCCGACGGAAGTACGCCGCTTTGTTCAAGACAACGCGTTTGCCGAACAAACTGCTCAGGAAATCCTGCGTTTAATCTAG
- a CDS encoding CofH family radical SAM protein — protein MNSLLKKAIAQERLTPAEGLEILRNVPWTEVVEAADSVRHAKLPGNRVGYTAFRIVNYTNVCEVTCSFCSFCRSVHSPEAYVLSLDEIRQKTCEAKAKGADQIFLQGGVNKEIPLSYYTDVLKMLTQELGVKVRGFSPVELVRIAEFNSMALDDLLDILKEAGLSSVPGAGAEILSDRMRQILSPKKLPAQQWCDTLAACHKKGLPGSANIVIGSAETAEEVIEHLEYVRKTQDIAGGFKSFVVWTFQPQTDKFPIRHVRGDEYLKLLALSRLYLDNIPHIEVSLLGMGLSLGELGLHAGADDINSIVIEENVLKNHGLTTIEQAEAFIKNAGFTPYRRSLNFD, from the coding sequence ATGAATTCTTTGCTAAAAAAAGCTATTGCTCAAGAACGATTGACACCAGCGGAAGGTCTCGAAATTTTGAGAAACGTGCCGTGGACAGAAGTCGTCGAGGCGGCAGACTCAGTGCGTCATGCTAAACTTCCCGGGAACCGCGTGGGTTACACCGCATTCCGCATCGTGAACTACACGAACGTCTGCGAAGTGACTTGTAGTTTTTGCAGTTTTTGCCGCAGCGTCCACAGCCCCGAAGCATACGTTTTGAGTTTAGACGAAATCCGCCAAAAAACGTGTGAGGCAAAAGCCAAAGGCGCCGACCAAATTTTTCTGCAAGGTGGCGTCAACAAGGAAATTCCTCTTAGCTATTACACCGATGTTCTGAAAATGCTCACTCAGGAATTGGGCGTCAAGGTGCGCGGTTTTTCGCCGGTAGAACTTGTACGCATAGCCGAATTCAACAGCATGGCGCTCGATGATCTGCTCGACATTTTGAAAGAAGCTGGCCTCAGCTCTGTCCCGGGCGCAGGCGCCGAAATTCTCTCCGATCGCATGCGTCAAATTTTGAGTCCAAAGAAGCTCCCCGCGCAGCAGTGGTGCGATACGCTTGCCGCCTGCCACAAGAAGGGCCTCCCCGGCAGCGCAAACATCGTCATTGGCAGCGCCGAAACCGCTGAAGAAGTCATTGAGCATTTGGAATACGTTCGAAAAACGCAAGATATCGCAGGCGGCTTCAAGAGCTTTGTCGTCTGGACGTTTCAACCGCAAACCGACAAATTCCCCATTCGCCATGTGCGCGGCGACGAATACCTCAAGCTACTTGCGCTCAGCCGCCTGTACCTCGACAACATCCCGCACATCGAAGTGTCGCTCCTCGGCATGGGACTTTCGCTCGGCGAACTCGGGTTGCACGCCGGCGCCGACGATATCAACAGCATAGTCATCGAAGAGAACGTGCTTAAGAATCACGGCCTCACGACCATCGAGCAAGCCGAAGCATTCATCAAAAACGCCGGATTTACACCATATCGCAGAAGTCTAAATTTTGATTAA
- a CDS encoding esterase, producing MKHLGLKCAAMAIAMVASAQAFTLTGKVSDESGKAIDKASVELLKNALKTTTDSKGEFKIVKEDSTIGIRTVRPRLGYVSVMNGVLSYSQSTNEPVRVQIFDAVGTRVLNETVYGSGTLDMQSVVRSQGAYFARVSVGSAQSNFRFTSNGNYKASFGEAVARGLAKEGEGDELRVIATDYDTLTVALSNLDTNVTLKLKKTVKQPEYAYGWGLKNDPVPTRGCGKDTKLDYKYRGDKPYIEFKWSKGTRTVRIDIPKSYDKNKPYKLIFGMQCMGGWAGGVQDEGYYGLKPLDKNETAIFVAPEGNGNQAPWDQNDYILFDELLAMLEDSFCIDSSRVFSTGFSYGSMFSNGLSWNHQDVLRAVAVYETAERNIWLPQRKQMGIGWMGVLGLDDNLCTPEMGRNARDIILTLNSEGGKAKNERAEEAQRNAAHKCYDYTTVEERFPVRWCTQSGGHIWDHKDPGQQKSWVPETTWDFFSKF from the coding sequence ATGAAACACCTCGGTTTAAAATGTGCTGCTATGGCTATCGCTATGGTGGCTTCGGCTCAAGCTTTTACTCTTACGGGTAAAGTAAGTGATGAAAGCGGCAAGGCTATTGATAAAGCCTCTGTTGAACTTTTAAAAAACGCTCTCAAGACAACGACTGATTCCAAAGGCGAATTCAAAATCGTCAAGGAAGATTCTACAATCGGTATTCGCACTGTCCGTCCGAGGCTCGGTTACGTGAGCGTGATGAATGGAGTTTTGTCGTATTCGCAGAGCACAAATGAACCTGTCCGCGTGCAGATCTTTGATGCCGTGGGTACTCGTGTCTTGAACGAAACTGTTTACGGCTCGGGCACTTTAGATATGCAGTCTGTCGTGCGTTCGCAGGGGGCGTATTTTGCCCGCGTGAGCGTTGGCAGTGCACAGAGCAACTTCCGTTTCACATCTAATGGTAATTACAAAGCCTCATTCGGTGAAGCTGTTGCTCGTGGTCTTGCGAAAGAAGGCGAAGGCGACGAACTTCGCGTGATTGCTACGGATTATGATACGTTGACAGTTGCTCTTTCTAATTTGGATACAAACGTTACGCTCAAGCTCAAAAAAACGGTCAAGCAGCCGGAATACGCTTACGGTTGGGGCCTCAAGAACGATCCGGTTCCTACACGCGGTTGCGGCAAGGATACCAAGCTTGATTACAAGTATCGTGGCGATAAGCCTTACATTGAATTCAAGTGGAGCAAGGGCACTCGTACCGTGCGTATTGATATCCCGAAGAGCTATGACAAGAATAAACCGTACAAACTCATTTTCGGTATGCAGTGCATGGGAGGCTGGGCCGGTGGCGTGCAAGACGAAGGCTACTATGGCTTGAAACCGCTTGACAAGAACGAAACTGCAATCTTCGTTGCTCCGGAAGGTAACGGAAACCAAGCTCCGTGGGACCAAAACGACTACATTCTCTTTGATGAACTTTTGGCCATGCTCGAAGACAGCTTCTGCATTGACTCTTCCCGCGTGTTCTCGACGGGCTTTAGCTATGGCTCCATGTTCAGTAACGGACTTTCTTGGAACCATCAGGATGTGCTCCGCGCTGTTGCCGTGTACGAAACTGCCGAACGCAACATTTGGCTTCCGCAGCGTAAGCAGATGGGCATTGGCTGGATGGGCGTGCTTGGCCTCGATGATAACCTCTGCACTCCGGAAATGGGACGCAATGCCCGCGACATTATCTTGACGCTCAACTCCGAAGGCGGTAAGGCAAAGAATGAGCGCGCCGAAGAAGCTCAGCGCAATGCCGCTCACAAGTGCTATGACTACACGACTGTCGAAGAACGTTTCCCAGTTCGTTGGTGCACTCAGTCCGGTGGCCACATCTGGGACCACAAGGACCCGGGCCAGCAAAAATCTTGGGTGCCTGAAACCACTTGGGATTTCTTCAGCAAGTTCTAA
- a CDS encoding ATP-binding cassette domain-containing protein, translated as MEFKRFEALIEMFPQVQIFSTEGEDLDRVITHFLNQREKVSTMSEALQRKIQHALAPFFQQRFISLHDAEAPLVRNLLLDKKFFLQTDRYIDDMAWPLTDPEKLGEALNIADLAEGILDRKLLSLSNGELRRVLLARMWMEKPEWVYFNDLFGGLDPEYRAHLAGSVADLAKRPGLKVVVRLAREDELLPEIPAFVYADKTFTQYAGELPKTAGTPKFKKAELKDYEIVSLIPQSELASDPIAHTSSEILFDLKHVNVRFGDTDVLKDLNWTVRKGEHWAVMGENGAGKSTLLGMLTADHPQIYNNDITLLGERPGHGLNIWDHKAKLGFFSPEMALQYREDLSLLDVLCTGFTPNLCRAENITWEEKAKAREWLNYLGFEDTSISIRKISPIDKRLVLMARAAIRPPKVLLLDEPTQGLKGEYREKLFHLLQLLSKETTIILVSHYEEEWPPCMTHLLRMPKFSL; from the coding sequence ATGGAATTCAAACGTTTTGAAGCTCTTATCGAGATGTTCCCGCAGGTGCAGATTTTCAGCACCGAAGGCGAGGACTTGGACCGAGTCATCACTCATTTCTTGAACCAACGTGAAAAAGTCTCCACGATGTCGGAGGCCTTGCAGCGCAAAATCCAGCACGCTCTTGCTCCGTTCTTCCAGCAGCGTTTTATCAGCTTGCACGATGCGGAAGCCCCGCTGGTGCGCAATCTGCTGTTGGATAAGAAGTTCTTTTTGCAGACGGACCGCTATATTGACGATATGGCGTGGCCGCTGACCGACCCGGAAAAGCTCGGCGAAGCTTTGAACATTGCTGACCTTGCCGAAGGGATTCTCGACCGCAAACTCTTGAGCCTTTCGAACGGTGAACTCCGCCGAGTGCTCCTCGCTCGCATGTGGATGGAAAAGCCGGAATGGGTTTACTTCAATGACTTGTTCGGCGGGCTTGATCCGGAGTACCGTGCACATTTGGCGGGCTCTGTGGCTGACCTTGCAAAACGTCCGGGCTTGAAAGTCGTGGTGCGCCTCGCTCGCGAAGATGAACTGCTCCCGGAAATACCGGCGTTTGTTTATGCGGACAAGACGTTCACGCAGTACGCGGGTGAACTCCCGAAAACCGCTGGAACCCCGAAGTTCAAGAAAGCCGAACTCAAGGATTATGAGATTGTTTCGCTCATACCTCAAAGCGAGCTTGCGAGCGACCCCATAGCCCATACCTCTTCAGAAATTCTCTTTGACCTGAAGCATGTGAATGTTCGCTTCGGCGATACGGATGTGCTCAAGGATTTGAACTGGACGGTTCGCAAGGGTGAACATTGGGCGGTGATGGGTGAGAATGGTGCAGGCAAGAGTACGCTTCTTGGCATGCTTACTGCTGACCATCCGCAGATTTACAACAACGACATTACGCTCCTCGGTGAACGCCCAGGGCATGGCCTCAACATTTGGGACCACAAGGCAAAACTCGGATTCTTTTCGCCGGAAATGGCACTCCAGTACCGTGAAGATTTGAGCCTTCTGGATGTGCTTTGCACGGGATTCACACCGAACCTCTGCCGTGCCGAAAACATTACGTGGGAAGAGAAGGCAAAAGCCCGCGAATGGCTGAACTACCTGGGTTTTGAAGATACCTCGATTTCAATCCGCAAGATTTCGCCCATTGATAAGCGCTTGGTGCTCATGGCGCGAGCCGCCATCCGCCCGCCGAAAGTGCTTTTGCTCGACGAACCGACGCAAGGCCTCAAGGGCGAGTATCGCGAAAAGTTGTTCCACCTGTTGCAACTGCTTTCGAAGGAAACAACGATCATCTTGGTCAGCCACTACGAAGAAGAATGGCCACCTTGCATGACGCACCTCCTTAGAATGCCGAAGTTCTCGCTGTAG
- the crcB gene encoding fluoride efflux transporter CrcB: MSYLCVALGGALGSVLRYFLSVVIPKSSGIAAGFPWPTFVVNVLGCLCIGIFSGLFLKCGSLSPNLKLFLVTGFCGGFTTFSTFANENLALLQSGKIGMFAVYALASFVLGVAACAAGLYLMGLNR; this comes from the coding sequence ATGTCCTATCTATGCGTTGCTCTTGGCGGTGCTCTCGGTAGCGTGCTGCGCTACTTCCTTTCGGTTGTGATTCCGAAGTCATCGGGAATTGCGGCTGGTTTCCCGTGGCCGACGTTTGTGGTGAACGTTCTCGGTTGCCTTTGCATCGGGATTTTCTCGGGACTGTTCCTCAAGTGCGGATCGCTTTCGCCGAACCTCAAGCTGTTTTTGGTGACGGGCTTCTGCGGTGGCTTTACCACGTTCAGCACCTTCGCGAACGAGAACCTCGCACTGCTGCAATCTGGAAAAATCGGAATGTTCGCGGTCTACGCGCTTGCTAGCTTTGTGCTTGGTGTAGCGGCCTGCGCCGCCGGCCTTTACCTCATGGGTCTCAACCGTTAA
- a CDS encoding DJ-1/PfpI family protein: MAKKVLLLCGDFTEDYETMVPFQSMSMLGYQVDAVCPDKKAGETVATAIHDFLGEQTYSESRGHNFALTADFDAVKVKDYEGLFITGGRAPEYIRLNPQVIKIVKEFFKAKKPVAAICHGPQVLAAAGVLKGYKATAYPAVGPDITLAGGKYVAVNADEAVVDRNLVTAPAWPGDTAIVREFVKLMGAKIKI; encoded by the coding sequence ATGGCAAAGAAAGTCTTGCTTCTCTGTGGCGATTTTACCGAAGACTACGAAACCATGGTCCCGTTCCAGTCGATGTCTATGCTTGGCTATCAGGTGGATGCTGTGTGCCCCGATAAAAAGGCCGGCGAAACTGTGGCTACTGCAATTCACGATTTCTTGGGTGAACAGACTTATTCTGAATCCCGTGGTCATAACTTTGCCCTTACGGCGGATTTTGATGCGGTGAAGGTCAAGGATTACGAAGGTTTGTTCATTACGGGCGGTCGTGCTCCGGAATACATCCGTTTGAATCCGCAGGTCATCAAGATCGTGAAGGAATTTTTCAAGGCTAAAAAGCCTGTGGCGGCTATTTGCCATGGTCCGCAGGTGCTTGCTGCGGCTGGCGTGCTGAAAGGTTACAAGGCAACGGCTTATCCTGCTGTTGGCCCGGATATCACTCTTGCCGGTGGTAAGTATGTGGCTGTGAACGCCGACGAAGCCGTTGTGGACCGCAACTTGGTTACAGCTCCGGCATGGCCTGGCGACACTGCTATTGTTCGCGAATTCGTGAAACTCATGGGTGCAAAAATCAAGATTTAA
- a CDS encoding Mrp/NBP35 family ATP-binding protein: protein MQLNEQNILSALRAVQDPDLHKNIVELNFVQNLKIEGTKVSFDLRLTTPACPIRDRFKDQCVAIVKSLGATEVEVTLTSTQGRVGDDNSAAKAPQNSHIGEVAHVVAVASGKGGVGKSTVTANLAMALSLSGARVGILDADIYGPSMGLMFGIDKAPEVFEDNTIAPVEAKGGISIVSMCMFADSDKATIWRGPMVSQMIQHFIHHVRWGKLDYLLVDFPPGTGDIQLTLTQNCPMAGAVVVTTPQEVALADCRKGLAMFDNVGVPVIGVVENMSYFICDECGKHHNIFPAGGGQKIAEKWGVPLIGKVPLEPAVAGCGDEGTPAVLRYPNSESAKVFMDTAETVVRTLAVFESEGDGVLKNFNYDFEQLPVEEV from the coding sequence ATGCAACTGAACGAACAAAATATTTTAAGTGCTTTGCGAGCGGTCCAAGATCCTGACTTGCACAAGAATATTGTAGAACTAAACTTTGTTCAAAACCTGAAAATTGAAGGCACTAAGGTTTCTTTTGATTTGCGCCTTACGACTCCAGCATGCCCGATTCGCGACCGTTTCAAGGACCAGTGCGTTGCTATTGTGAAAAGCCTTGGTGCAACCGAAGTCGAAGTGACGCTCACTTCTACGCAGGGCCGCGTGGGCGATGACAATTCCGCAGCTAAGGCTCCGCAGAATTCCCATATTGGCGAAGTGGCGCATGTGGTTGCTGTGGCGAGTGGCAAGGGCGGTGTTGGCAAATCAACCGTGACGGCGAACCTCGCCATGGCGCTCAGCCTTTCTGGAGCCCGCGTGGGTATTCTCGATGCAGACATTTACGGCCCTTCCATGGGCCTCATGTTCGGGATTGATAAAGCGCCTGAAGTTTTCGAAGACAATACGATTGCTCCGGTCGAAGCAAAGGGCGGCATCAGCATCGTCTCCATGTGCATGTTCGCGGATTCTGACAAGGCGACCATTTGGCGTGGACCGATGGTATCGCAGATGATCCAGCATTTTATCCATCATGTGCGCTGGGGCAAACTCGATTACCTTCTCGTGGATTTTCCTCCTGGAACAGGTGACATCCAGCTCACGCTTACGCAGAACTGCCCGATGGCTGGCGCTGTTGTTGTGACGACTCCGCAAGAGGTGGCTCTTGCCGACTGCCGCAAGGGGCTTGCCATGTTCGATAACGTTGGCGTGCCTGTAATCGGCGTTGTCGAGAACATGAGCTATTTCATTTGCGATGAGTGCGGAAAGCACCACAACATTTTCCCTGCCGGTGGTGGTCAGAAAATTGCTGAAAAGTGGGGCGTGCCGCTCATTGGCAAGGTCCCGCTAGAACCTGCCGTTGCGGGTTGCGGCGATGAAGGTACTCCTGCTGTGCTCCGTTATCCGAACTCCGAATCGGCGAAGGTCTTTATGGATACAGCAGAAACGGTGGTCCGTACGCTTGCCGTTTTTGAATCCGAGGGCGATGGAGTTCTCAAAAACTTCAATTACGATTTCGAACAGCTACCCGTGGAGGAAGTATGA
- a CDS encoding DUF971 domain-containing protein, producing MIQPKKVFRTKDGKLGFEWNDGTRTACSVRKLRLACPCALCVDEHTGEKLLDDSTVPLDVKLEHIQSIGRYAVGLSFSDGHRSGIYPYDKLKELTETA from the coding sequence ATGATCCAGCCAAAGAAAGTTTTCAGAACAAAAGACGGTAAACTTGGCTTTGAATGGAATGATGGAACTCGCACCGCATGCAGTGTCCGCAAACTCCGCTTAGCTTGTCCGTGTGCGCTCTGTGTCGATGAACATACTGGTGAAAAACTCTTGGACGATTCGACCGTTCCCTTGGATGTAAAGCTTGAACATATCCAGTCGATTGGTCGCTATGCAGTAGGTCTTTCTTTTAGCGATGGGCATCGTTCGGGAATTTACCCATACGATAAACTCAAGGAATTGACGGAAACTGCATAA
- a CDS encoding RNA polymerase sigma factor RpoD/SigA, protein MSDFNEALYFRDLNRYPTLTPQEESALLKIIKNGETEEIRKSALQRLIRGNLRFVVSVARKYQGRGLSLLDLINEGNLGLFKAAKRFDMDKDVKFISYAVWWIRQSIQKALFEQVGAVRIPPNKLALVNRFKRALMQNGGDYDKTISMEEFAPYERDIVEVMEKIVDISLDAPIGDDAGVSSADSVSTLMDVLGSDGNQDEDMEREERKKLIQETLSSLPQREEEILRMFYGLDTVEDTTLKDIGEDLKLSRERVRQIKNKTLRRLQKSKEHKEKLADFLEI, encoded by the coding sequence ATGAGTGATTTTAACGAAGCTCTTTATTTTCGTGACTTGAATAGGTATCCTACGCTGACTCCGCAGGAGGAATCGGCGCTGTTGAAAATCATCAAGAACGGTGAAACCGAAGAAATTCGAAAGTCTGCCTTGCAGCGCCTTATCCGCGGTAACTTGCGATTTGTGGTGAGTGTCGCCCGCAAGTACCAGGGCCGCGGTCTCTCGCTTTTGGACCTGATCAACGAAGGTAACCTTGGTCTATTCAAGGCTGCTAAGCGCTTTGACATGGACAAGGACGTGAAGTTCATCAGCTACGCCGTGTGGTGGATCCGCCAGTCCATCCAGAAGGCTTTGTTCGAACAGGTGGGCGCAGTCCGCATTCCGCCTAACAAGCTCGCTCTTGTGAACCGCTTCAAGCGCGCCTTGATGCAGAACGGCGGTGACTACGATAAGACCATTTCGATGGAAGAATTTGCACCGTACGAACGCGATATCGTCGAAGTCATGGAAAAGATTGTGGATATCTCGCTCGACGCTCCGATTGGCGATGATGCCGGTGTTTCCAGTGCTGACTCCGTGAGTACGCTTATGGACGTGCTCGGCAGCGACGGCAACCAGGACGAAGACATGGAACGCGAAGAGCGCAAAAAGCTCATCCAGGAAACGCTTTCGTCACTTCCGCAGCGCGAAGAAGAAATTCTCCGCATGTTCTACGGCCTCGATACCGTCGAAGACACTACGTTAAAAGACATTGGCGAAGATTTGAAACTCAGCCGTGAACGCGTTCGTCAGATTAAGAACAAGACTTTGCGCCGCTTGCAGAAGAGCAAGGAACACAAAGAAAAACTGGCTGACTTTTTGGAAATTTAA